From Caretta caretta isolate rCarCar2 chromosome 3, rCarCar1.hap1, whole genome shotgun sequence, a single genomic window includes:
- the DLL1 gene encoding delta-like protein 1, which translates to MGGQSMLALAILSVLLCHCQVRCSGVFELKLQEFVNKKGLLGNRNCCGGGSGGPGAGLQQCDCKTFFRVCLKHYQASVSPEPPCTYGSAITPVLGANSFSVPDSAGGAEPAFSNPIRFPFGFTWPGTFSLIIEALHTDSPDDLNPENPERLISRLATQRHLTVGEEWSQDLHSSGRTDLKYSYRFVCDEHYYGEGCSVFCRPRDDAFGHFTCGERGEKVCNAGWKGQYCTEPICLPGCDEQHGFCDKPGECKCRVGWQGRYCDECIRYPGCLHGTCQQPWQCNCQEGWGGLFCNQDLNYCTHHKPCKNGATCTNTGQGSYTCSCRPGYTGSNCEIEINECDANPCKNGGSCTDLENSYSCTCPPGFYGKNCELSAMTCADGPCFNGGRCTDNPDGGYSCRCPLGYSGFNCEKKIDYCSSSPCANGAQCVDLGNSYICQCQAGFTGRHCDDNVDDCASFPCLNGGTCQDGINDFSCTCPPGYNGKNCSAPVSKCEHNPCHNGATCHERNNRYVCECARGYGGLNCQFLLPEQSQGPVIVDFTEKYTEGQNAQFPWIAVCAGIILVLMLLLGCAAIVVCVRLKMQKRHHQPDACRSETETMNNLANCQREKDISISVIGATQIKNTNKKVDFHSDNSDKNGYKVRYLSVDYNLVHELKNEDSVKEEHSKCEAKCETYNSEAEEKSAVPLKSDTSERKRPESVYSTSKDTKYQSVYVISEEKDECIIATEV; encoded by the exons ATGGGAGGTCAGTCCATGCTGGCCCTTGCCATCCTCTCTGTGCTGCTTTGCCATTGCCAG GTGCGGTGCTCCGGGGTCTTCGAGCTGAAGCTGCAGGAGTTTGTCAATAAGAAGGGGCTGCTGGGGAACCGCAACTGCTGCGGCGGGGGGAGCGGCGGCCCCGGCGCCGGGCTGCAGCAGTGCGACTGCAAGACCTTCTTCCGCGTGTGCCTCAAGCACTATCAGGCCAGCGTGTCCCCCGAGCCGCCCTGCACCTACGGCAGCGCCATCACCCCGGTGCTGGGAGCCAACTCCTTCAGCGTGCCCGACAGCGCCGGCGGCGCCGAGCCCGCCTTCAGCAACCCCATCCGCTTCCCCTTCGGCTTCACCTGGCCA gGCACTTTCTCTCTCATCATTGAAGCTCTTCATACAGATTCTCCTGATGACCTCAACCCAG AGAACCCAGAGCGCCTTATCAGTCGGCTGGCCACACAGAGGCATTTGACAGTGGGGGAGGAGTGGTCCCAGGACCTGCACAGCAGTGGCCGCACTGACCTCAAGTACTCCTACCGCTTTGTGTGTGATGAACACTACTATGGAGAGGGATGCTCTGTCTTCTGCCGGCCCAGGGATGATGCCTTTGGCCACTTCACTTGCGGAGAGCGTGGAGAGAAGGTCTGCAATGCAGGCTGGAAGGGCCAGTACTGCACCGAAC CAATTTGCTTGCCTGGATGTGATGAACAACATGGGTTTTGTGACAAACCTGGAGAATGCAA atgtAGGGTTGGGTGGCAAGGGCGTTATTGTGATGAGTGCATCCGATACCCAGGCTGCCTTCATGGTACCTGTCAACAACCGTGGCAATGCAACTGTCAGGAAGGCTGGGGTGGCCTTTTCTGTAACCAAG atCTTAATTACTGTACCCATCATAAGCCTTGCAAGAATGGTGCCACTTGCACCAATACTGGCCAGGGCAGCTACACTTGTTCTTGCCGTCCTGGGTACACTGGTTCCAACTGTGAGATTGAAATCAATGAATGTGATGCCAACCCCTGCAAGAATGGTGGAAGCTGCACC GATCTTGAAAACAGCTATTCCTGTACCTGTCCACCTGGCTTCTATGGTAAAAACTGTGAGCTGAGTGCTATGACTTGCGCTGATGGCCCATGCTTCAATGGAGGGCGATGCACAGACAACCCTGATGGTGGATACAGCTGTCGTTGCCCATTGGGTTACTCTGGGTTTAactgtgaaaagaaaattgattatTGCAGCTCCAGTCCTTGTGCTAACG GAGCCCAGTGTGTTGATCTTGGAAATTCCTACATATGCCAATGCCAGGCTGGTTTTACTGGAAGACACTGTGATGATAATGTGGATGACTGTGCCTCCTTTCCTTGTTTGAATGGTGGAACCTGCCAAGATGGAATTAATGACTTTTCTTGCACCTGCCCCCCAGGATACAATGGAAAGAACTGTAGTGCTCCAGTCAGCAAATGTGAACACAACCCTTGTCACAATGGGGCTACTTGCCATGAAAGAAACAACCGTTATGTGTGTGAGTGTGCTCGGGGATATGGTGGACTCAACTGTCAGTTTTTGCTCCCTGAACAGTCTCAGGGACCTGTAATTGTTGACTTCACTGAGAAGTACACCGAAGGTCAGAATGCACAGTTTCCTTGGATTGCAGTATGTGCTGGGATTATTCTGGTCCTGATGCTATTGCTGGGGTGCGCTGCTATTGTTGTTTGTGTCAGACTCAAAATGCAAAAGAGGCACCATCAGCCTGatgcatgcaggagtgaaacaGAGACCATGAACAACTTGGCCAACTGCCAACGCGAAAAGGACATTTCAATAAGTGTCATTGGTGCCACTCagattaaaaacacaaataagAAAGTAGACTTTCACAGTGATAACTCTGATAAAAATGGCTACAAAGTTAGATACCTATCAGTGGATTACAATTTGGTGCATGAACTTAAGAATGAGGACTCTGTTAAAGAGGAACACAGCAAATGCGAAGCCAAGTGTGAAACATACAATTCAGAGGCAGAGGAGAAAAGTGCAGTACCACTAAAGAG TGATACTTCTGAAAGAAAACGACCAGAATCAGTGTATTCCACTTCAAAGGACACAAAGTACCAGTCGGTGTATGTCATATCAGAGGAGAAAGATGAATGCATTATAGCAACTGAG GTGTAA